In Myxococcus xanthus, the genomic window CTTGGGTGGTGGACAGTCAGGCCAGCAGCGCGAACGGCGGTCGCCGTGGTGGCCCTGTTGATGCTCGGGACTCGGGCGAACGCGCAGGACGCGGGGACGCCGGAGGACGGGGGCGCCGCCCGGGCGGAGCGGGAGCTGCAACGCACCGACGCGGGCTGGGCCGTGGAGACGGATTCGCCCTTGTCGGAGGACGCGGGCGTGCCCGAGCCCGCGTTCTCTCCGCCCGCGATGGTGCAGGACTCGCCCGCTCCCTATCCGCCCGCTCTGGCGTCCGACGGCGTCGCGGGGGTGGTGAAGCTGGAGTTGCTCATCGACGACGCGGGCGACGTGGAGTCCGCCGCGTTGGTGGAAGGGCTGCATCCCTTGTTGGACCGGGCGGCGCTGCACGCGGCGCCGTCGCTGCGCTTCGCCCCCGCCACCCTGGACGGCCTGCCGGTGGCCGTGCGCATCTTCTTCGAGTACCGCTTCGAGGCGCCCGCGCCGGGCATATCCGAGGGGGCCACGCCCGCGGCGCCCATCACCCTGAGGGGCCTGGTGCGCACCAAGGGCAACCGCCGGCCGCTGGTGGGGGCCATGCTGGTGTCGGACGCGCATCCGGACGCGCCGGTGCAGGCGGACGTGGACGGACGCTTCGAGGCGCGCTGGCCCGCGGGCGTGCATGCGGTGCGTATCACCGCCCCCGGCCACAAGCCCGGCGTCTTCCGCGAGGGCCTGAAGGCGAACGAGGCGCTGGAGGTGGTGTACGGGCTGGAGCCGCTCATCATCAACCCGTACGAGACGGTGGTGCGGGGAGACCGCGAGCGCACGGAGGTGAGCCGCGTCACCCTGCATGACGCGGAGCTGCGCGAGGTGCCTGGCACCATGGGGGACCCCTTCCGCGTCGTCATGCTGCTGCCCGGCGTGGGCAGCATGCTGTCCGGCGTGGCCTACCCGGTGGTGCGCGGCAGCCAGCCCGCGGCCACGGGCTACTTCCTGGATGGCATCCGCGTCCCCATCCTCTTCCACCTGTTCCTGGGGCCGGCCGTCATCCACCCGGACTTCATCGACGCCATCGACTTCTATCCGGGCTCGCCGCCGCCCCGGTATGGGCGGTTGATGGGGGGCGCCATCGACGGGCGTCTCAGCCGCCCGCGGGATGACGGCGTCCACGGCAGCGCCTACGCGGACCTCATCAACGCGGGCTTCTTCATCGAGACGCCGTTCAAGGACACCGGCACCAACGTCAGCCTGGCCGGCCGCTATTCCTATACGCCCTGGCTCATCGCCCTGGCGGCGAACCAGCTCCAGTCGCCGCCCCCTCCCGGGCGGGAGAACCCCAAGGTGGTGCTCGACTTCTGGGATTATCAGGGCCGGGTGGAGCAGCGGCTGGGCGAGGGCACGCTGCGCCTGTTTGCCTTTGGCTCCTCGGACACCTTCGGTTCGAAGGCCCAGGACGCATGGGGCGACACCGCGATGCAATCCATTGTCTTCCACCGGGTGGACCTGCGGCACCGGCACCCCGTGGGGCCCGGTGAGCTGGAGGTGGGCGGGACGTGGGGGCTGGACCGCTTCGCCATCGTCAGCCGCAGTCCCCCGGGTGAGGCCACCGAAGTCCATATCGACCAGGGGCACTGGTCCGCGCGCCTGGGCTACAGCGCGACGCTGTCACCCAGCGCCACGCTGCGCGCCGGGGCGGACGTGGAGCACAAGCGCGCCATCGTCGAACTGCTCCAGCAGGACGGCGGCTCCGACGCGGGCGTAGAGGTAGCGCCCGTGGCGCTGGGGACCTTCATGGGCGCGTGGACGGAGCTGGTGTGGCAGCCCCATGAGAAGTGGGCCGTGGTGCCCGGCCTGCGCGTGGACAACTACCACCTGTCGCCGGGGATTGATCGTCGCGCGCTGGAGCCGCGGCTCACCGTGCGTCACAAGGTGTCGGAAGCGCTCACGCTCAAGGGCGGGGCGGGCCTCTTCCATCAGCCGCCCACCACCCTCATCAGCCTGCCCGTGGTGGACGTGGGAAGCCTGCTGCTGGGGCTCCAGCAAGGTGTGCAGCTCTCCGTCGGCGCGGAATGGAAGGCGTGGCGCGGTCTGGAGGTGGGGCTGGACGTCTATCTCAACCCCATGCTGCGGACCCTCGAGCTGACGCCCTTCGCCGACGAAGGCCTGGTGGACGACGACACGCCGGACACCGGCACTCCTCCTGCGGGCCTGCGCCGCGGCATGCAGTTGGGGGACGGCGGCGGCATCCCCGACCGCTCGGACTTCGACTTCCCGGACTTCCGCGGCAGTGGCATGGCCTACGGCATGGAGTTCCTGCTGCGCCACCCGCTGGGCGACAACTGGTTCGGCTGGCTGTCGTATTCGCTCCAGCGCAGCACGCGCCGCACGCGCTTCTACCGCTACGACGCGGAGGGCCACCGGGTGGGCGAGGCGAAGGCGGACCTGCCCTTCGCCTTCGACCAGACGCACATCCTCAACCTGGTGCTCAGCTACAAGTTCGCCAACAACATCACGTTGGGCGGGGTGCTGCACTTCAATACCGGGCGCCCTGAATACGACACCCTGGGCACGCAGACGCACCGCCCTGGCGAAGACGTCTCCGGCAGGCCCGCATGGGTCAAGGCAGACCGGGATCGCGTGGACCGGCTGCCGGCCTTCCTCCGGTTCGACGTGCGGCTGTCCAAGTCGTGGGTCTACGACACCTTCAGCCTGGAGGCGTATCTGGACATGCTCAACGTCACGCTCCGTCGGGAGACGTTGGGCTTCGAGTACGAGGGCGGCAACGGCTTCCCGCTGCGCAAGGACGCGGTGGGGTTTCCCATCGCCCTCCCCATCCTGGGCGTGAAGGGCCGTTACTGAGCACGCGGACTGATGGATAGCGCACGCTTGGCGCCGCGCCTCCGCCTTCATCTGGGCACGATGGCGCGCCACGCGGTGTAATCCCGCGCCGCCAGTTGTTCCGGGGGCCAGTCCGCTCCTGGGGGCCCGGAGACGTCGGGCCGAGTTCCTGACCACCGCACACCAGGTGACTTCTTCATGTCGCAGGACGGGATTCCGACGATGGTGCCGTTGCAGGGCGGTGGCATCCCTTTCAGCCGGGGGGCCACCGTGGCCAGCCGGGTGGCGCTGACGTCCCCGCGGATTTCGGATGAAGCCCCCCATCGCCAGGCGAAGGCCGTTTCGGACACCCCCGCCGTGCTGCTGGTGGATGACCATGTGTCGAACCTGGTGTCGCTGGAGGCCATCCTCGAGCCGCTGGGCATCCGCATGGACAAGGCCTGTTCGGGGGAGCAGGCCCTGCGCTTCCTGCTGCGCGAGGACTACGCCGTCATCCTGCTGGACGTGCGGATGGTGGGGCTGAGCGGCTTCGAGACGGCGGCGCTCATCAAGCAGCGTGAGCGCACGCGCAACGTCCCCATCATCTTCCTCACCGCCTACGGCCGCGATGACGCGGAGCTCGTTACCGGCTACGCCACCGGCGCGGTGGACTTCCTCCAGAAGCCCTTTCCGCCGGAGGTGCTGCGCTCGAAGGTGTCCGTCTTCGTGGAGCTGTTCCGCGCGCAGCAGCAGGTGCGGCGCCAGTCGGAGCTGCTGCGGCAGAAGGAAGCCGAGGCGCGGGATGCCGCGCTGAGGGCCGCGGGCTACATCGACCGGTTGCGGGATTTCACCGCCCGGCTGTCGGAGGCGGCCACCGTGCCGCAGGTGTGCCGCGCGCTCTTCGAACAAGGGCTGGTGGCCGCTGGCGCGAAGGCGGGCACCGTCAACCTCCTGGACGCGGAGGGCGAGGCGCTGGAGGTGGTGGATGCCATTGGCTACCCGGAGAGCGTGCTGAGCCGGTGGCGGCGCATCCCGATGACGGCGGCCATGCCGCTGGTGGAGTCGCTGCGGGAGCAGCAGGCCATCTGGGTGGGGTCGCCGGAGGAGTGGAGCGCGCGTTATCCGCTCATGGATACGCGAGGACTTCACGAGGCGGCGCTCGCGCTGCCCTTGCTGGTGAAGGGACGGGCGCTGGGCGCCATTGGCCTGTCCTTCGCGCGGCCCCGGACCTTCACGGAGATGGACCGGGCCTTCTTCACCGCGCTGGCGCATGCGTGTGCCCAGGCGTTGGACCGGGTGCACCTGACGGCGGAGGAGCGCCGGGCCCATTCCGTGGCCCGGGCCGCCGCCGCCCGGCTGCAGATGCTCACGGAAGCGTCCGACGCCTTCGATGCGACGAACCGCGACCTGTCCGTGCTGCTGGACACCATCACCCGCCAGGTCGCCTACTTCCTGGGGGACACATGCACCCTATGCCTGCTGTCCGACGACGGGACGCGGCTGGAGGTGGCGGCCAGCCATTCCAATCAGGGGGAGGATGGGGCACCGCTGCTCCCCGGCGAGGGGCTGAGCGACTTCGTGCTCCGTGGCGGACGGCCGCTCCTCGTGCCCGAGCTGTCGGAGGACCAAAAGCGGGAGCTGGGACAGGGCGAGGCGCTGCGCAGCCTGCTGTGCGTGCCGCTGAGGACGCAGGGCAGGGTGGTGGGGACGCTGTCGGTGGGGCGCATGGGCCCGGGCCGGAGCTTCACCCAGGAGGACCAGGAGCTGGTGGAGGAGCTGGCGGCGAAGGCGGCGCTCTCCATCGAGAACGCGCGCCTGTTCGCGGAGCAGCAGCGGTCGCAAGAGGAACTGCGCCGGCGCGCCGAGTTCGAACAGCAACTGGTGGGCATCGTCTCCCACGACTTGCGCAATCCCCTGGCGGCCATCTCCATGTCGGCGGGGCTGCTGGAGAAGAAGGGTGCGTTGACGGAGCCGCAGAAGCGCATGGTGTGGCGCATTGGCCAGGCCACCGAGCGCGCGGCCCGGATGATTCGCGACCTGCTGGACTTCACCAAGGCCCGGCTGGGCGGCGGCATTGCCCTGCACCGTCAGACCACCGATTTGCGGGAGGTGGTGCACCAGGTGGTGGATGAGCTCCTGGTGGCCAACCCCGGGCGTCGCGTGGAGGTGGAGGTCCAGGGCGAGGTGCGCGGCGAATGGGATTCGGACCGCATCGCCCAGGTGCTCACGAACCTGCTGGGCAATGCCCTGGCCTACAGCCCCGCGGACGCCCCGGTGCGGGTGGACACGCGGCTGGAGGGCGAGGCCGCGCTGCTGTCTGTCTTCAACGGCGGCGCCCCCATCCCCCGTGAGTTGCTGCCTCGCCTGTTCGAGCCGCTGACACGGGGCGCGTTGAAGGAGGGCCAGTCCACCCGCAGCATCGGCCTGGGGCTCTACATCGTGCAGGACATCGTGCGCGGCCACGGCGGCGGCGTGGAGGTGGTGTCCTCCGAGCAGCATGGCACCACCTTCACCGTGCGCCTGCCGCGTGCGGCGGGCTGAGTCGCCCGTCCCGTCCATCGATTGGCTCTACGCCGTGGGAGACCTCAACGGTGACGGCCCATACGTCCTGTATCAGGTCAACCGGATGACAGGTGCCGCCATGACGCCGGAGCAGGCCTTCCTCGGCGGTGCCTCCGGACCCGAGCTGCGTGACATCGCCATCATGTATTGAGCCGGAGTCCTGGGCGAGCGCGCCGGGGCCCTGGCCGTTCGCGCAGGGCCATTGCGGAATGAGGACACCGCGGCGGGTGCCGGGCCGCGTGGCGCGTTGGCACTGGCGCGGAGTGAGCACTGAAGGTCGCGCCGGTACCCACGTACAAGTTCGCGCTCCCGGAGATTTGTCACTCTTGTCCCGTGTGCGTTCCGCGACCGAGCGTCGAGCATCGGGGCTGGAGGGCGTGCCAGGGGGACGTCGATGGGGGTGTGTCTGTCGTCGAAGTGGGGCTCCGCCTGGACCTGGACGACGCATGCGGGAGGCGCAGCGCCCTGCCTGCGCTTCGAGCCGGTGCGAGGGACGGCGGGGGAGGTGCTCGACTTGCGCCAGGCCGCGCTCGATGCGTCCGCCGAGCCGACGGCGCACGATTGGGTCCTGCCTCCATGGGTGTCGCGCTGGGAGCAGGAGGGCGTGCGAGGGCTGCGCTTGGAGGACTGCGTGCGCGTGGTGGACACGGGCGAGCCGGTGTCCGTCGTGCTGTGCATCACCCGAGAGGGCATGGAGGCGCGCTTCCGGGCCGTGGGCATGAAGGCGTTGGATGCCTTCGTGCTGTGGCTGCTGCCCGATGACACGGACGACGCGCAGGCGCTTCGTGAGGCGCTGGAGCGTGAGCGTGAGGCCCGCCACCGGGCGGAGGGCGCGCTGGAGCACGCGACGGCCCGGCTGACCCGCGAGGCCCTGGATGGCAACGCGCGCCACCTCGCGCTGGAGCGGCTGACCGAGGAGGCGGAGTTTCGTGAGCGGTTCATCGGCATCCTCGGGCACGACCTGCGCAACCCCCTGAATGCCATTGCCCTGTCCGCGCGAGCCATGGCGCAACGCACGCTGCCGGCGGCCCAGCAGCAGCAGTGCGCCCAGCGAATCGAGGCGAGCGCCGCGCGGATGGGCGCCATGATTTCCGACATCCTCGACCTCACCCGCGCGCGTCTGGCGGGCGGCATCCCCCTGCACCTGGGGACGGTCAGCCTGGCCATCATCTGCCGGATGGTGGTGGAGGAGCTGTCCGCCGCGCATCCGGGCCGGCACATCACCCTGGACGTGGAGGGCGCGTCGGAGGGCTTCTGGGACGCGGACCGGATGGCGCAGGTGCTCAGCAACCTGGTGGGCAACGCACTGGAGCACGGCGCCGAGGACACGCCCGTCCGGCTCAAATGTATCGCCGTGGACGGTGAGCAGGTCCTGGAGGTCCACAACACCGGGACGCCCATTCCGCCTCAACAGATGGAGACATTGTTCGACCCGTTCCGCCAGGTGGGCACTGCTCCTGGGAAGGGCCACCGTCGTGGCGCTGGTGGCCTGGGGCTGGGACTCTTCATCGTGAAACAAATCGTCCAGGCGCACGGAGGAGCTGTGTGCGTGTCCTCCTCCGAGGCAGAGGGAACGACCTTCACGGTGAAAATGCCACGAGACGCGCGACAGTCGCAGGAGCCCGCACCCTTGGGCGTGAGACATCGCGTGTGACTGCAACGTTGGCGGCTGGGCGGATTGAACGCTGAGCGTCAGCCGGCGCACGGACTACGTGTTTGCCGCATGACCGACGTGCGCGAACTGCCCGAGAGGGCACCTGTCAGAGGGGAAAAGAAGGACTACCGGTTATCTTGGCCGCGAGAAACGCGGCTACCCCCAAAAACCGGAGGCAGCCATGTATCACCACCCCACCTCGAAGACCTGTTCCAGCTCCAAGGTCACCTACGCCGGACGCCGTTGTGCGCACCGGTGGGAGCTGCTGCCAGCGTTGCTTCTTGTCGCCGCCGTGGGGTGTGGCCCGGCGGAGCCGATGGATACGGCGAGCGAGACGCTGGGCACCCAGTCGGACGCGTTGGTGTCGTCCAATGGCCTGTCCACCAATGGCTTGTCGACAAACGGGCTGTCGACGAACGGCTTGTCGACGAACGGCCTGTCCACCAATGGCTTGTCGACGAATGGACTGTCGACGAACGGCTTGTCGACGAATGGTTTCAGCACGTGGTTCAGCGCGGACCCCGTCAAGGCCGAGGAGGTGATGCGATACATCGTCCGGTGCGCGCTCGCCTCCGGCCAATCCCTGACGTATACGCATGCGGGCACCACGCACACCTGGCAGGGTTCCCTGGGGCTGGCGCCGACGTGGTCGAACCCCACGCCTCCGCCTCCGTCGAGCCCGGGCGCTCCGGTTGCCCCGGAGCCCGAGCAGCAGTTGGTGTCGAGCTGCCTGGCGGCACACGTGAACAAGTACGGTGTGCACCTGAACATCTCCGTGCAGGGCAAGGACTCGCAGGGCGTCGTCATTCCGACGACGGCCGAGGAGGTGCAGACCTACAACCAGAATGAGGCCGTCTTCTTCGGCAACCTCTTCAATGGTCAGGGACTCTTCGCGGCCAATGACGCGCCCTATCTGGCCTACGACGAGAGCACGGTGCGCGCGTGCGGCCTGTCGTCGTGGAGCGGGGACCCGGACTGCGCGGCCGTCATCACCCACGTGGGGGCTGCCCTGACGTACTGCCAGCAGGACTCCACGCGGACGTACTACACGCGCTGCACGTACAACGGCGTGACGTACCGCCCGCTCACCACGCGTATCCGTCCCCAGGACATCTACAAGTGCGGTGATGGGACGTGCCAGCTCTCCGAGAGCTGCGGCACCAGCAACACGCCGGACAGCTGCGCCGCGGACTGTGGCGCCTGCTAGGCGCTGACGTCTTCGCGGCGCCCCCGTGCCGCGCGCAGTGGCGGCCTTTCCTCCTACCCCTCGGGAGGATGCCATGGCAGTCCCAGCCTGTCCGAGCGCGGTGGCCGCCGCATCCAGGCTGACGATGTGGGTTGTCCCCGGGCCGTCCCCGAACGCCCGGCTCATTCAAATGGCTGTCCGCCAGATGCATCCACACCTCCCGCGCTTCGCTGGGGGCAGGGAGCGGTTTGCCTGATGCATCGTTGTTCGTGGCCGTGGGTCAGCGGGCCGCGACCTGACGGAAGGTGACGCCGTCGAGCTCCAGGCGCTGGACCGCGTCCACGAAGCGCTGCGTGGCCAGGATGAGCGTGGGCCAGTCCGCGAGGCGGAAGACGTCCACAGTGGTGGGGATGGAGGTCGTGTCGAGGAGATAGGGGGCGGGGAGACCGTAGCTCTCAACGCCACATGTGGGGCACGGAGGCTCCCGGTCGGATGGAAGGCAGTCCGGGTGGAAGCGCCCACAGGGCGTCAGCTGGAGTTCGAGCAGCTCGGGCGGGTTCCTTCCGCTTCCCTTGAGTTGCATCGGGCAGCCGTTCAGCCCTTGCAATCCTGATTGCCGCAGTTGTTCCAGCGCTTCACGGCGGAGGCTCAGGGACCACGCTTGAAGATGTAGCTGTCCAAAGGTTCCGGAGGCGCGTCCGGTCATCGGGCCAAACTTGGTTCCGGGCATCAACGCGAACCCGGGGGGCACCTGGGGCCGCACCTGTTCGCGCAATCGAGCCCACTCCTCGTATGGCTCAGGGCGGGGCTCTTCGTACTCGTGCCGTGTCGGGAGCGATGTCAGGTCCACGCATGGATAGTGAAGCCCGGCGGTGCTCCAAGTTGCACCACCGCCGGGACAGTCCGCGAGTCCAGGCAGGCTCCATCGATGCGCGGCATTCAGGTTCCCCGTGTAGCGCGACGGTCGCGGCGCCTCGACTTGATAGATGCGCAATCCGGCCTCTTCCTTGGGTGTCATGGAACCCGCCCCACGCCAGCATGCGCGGAGCGGGCCGGCCCAGGGTGAGGCGTGTTACGGGGCGCTCACCGACGCGGACAGGCAGGCCGCCGCCATGCCGGGCGTGCTGCTCTGGCGCGGCTCCACCGACGACAGTTCCTCCTCCTCCTCGGAAGGAATCTGGGCGTCCGGCGTGCACGTGCCGCCCAGCTCGTAGTCGCTGAACCACCGCTCACAGGTGATGATGCGACTCCCCCAGGGCACCGCACAAACGAGCGAGCAGGGCGCTTCGTCGGCACACTGCACGTCGCAATCTGGGGGAAGCGCTGACGCGGACAGCGGGGAGAGCGTGACAAGGGCCGCGGCGCTCACGAACAGCGTCTTCGAAAGCAGGTTCATGGTGACTCCACGACGACGGGTGGCCGGACCACGAAGTGTGTCCCGGCACCCGCAGTATCTAATTTGACAGGGAAAACTTCAAAAGCAGCACTTGCGGCTTATGGGTCAACAGTGCCCCATTCTGGAATGACTTGCACAGACGCGAACGTCAGGATGGCCGCACCTGGGAGCGGGCCTGTCCCGGGAAGAAGGGGTGACGGCCTTCCTGCAGAAACGGCCGCCTCGCTTCACCCGGACCGTGGCGCATGATGTGCCCTCGTTCCTGCCATTGCGGGAGGGGTCGCCATGAACTCGGCCGACGCACCCCGCTGGAAGCGGTTGGAGCCTGACGAACGCCGCGAGCAGATTCTGGAGTGTGCCTGGGCGCCAACGTCGTGCTGCTGGAAAAGACAG contains:
- a CDS encoding TonB family protein; translated protein: MLGTRANAQDAGTPEDGGAARAERELQRTDAGWAVETDSPLSEDAGVPEPAFSPPAMVQDSPAPYPPALASDGVAGVVKLELLIDDAGDVESAALVEGLHPLLDRAALHAAPSLRFAPATLDGLPVAVRIFFEYRFEAPAPGISEGATPAAPITLRGLVRTKGNRRPLVGAMLVSDAHPDAPVQADVDGRFEARWPAGVHAVRITAPGHKPGVFREGLKANEALEVVYGLEPLIINPYETVVRGDRERTEVSRVTLHDAELREVPGTMGDPFRVVMLLPGVGSMLSGVAYPVVRGSQPAATGYFLDGIRVPILFHLFLGPAVIHPDFIDAIDFYPGSPPPRYGRLMGGAIDGRLSRPRDDGVHGSAYADLINAGFFIETPFKDTGTNVSLAGRYSYTPWLIALAANQLQSPPPPGRENPKVVLDFWDYQGRVEQRLGEGTLRLFAFGSSDTFGSKAQDAWGDTAMQSIVFHRVDLRHRHPVGPGELEVGGTWGLDRFAIVSRSPPGEATEVHIDQGHWSARLGYSATLSPSATLRAGADVEHKRAIVELLQQDGGSDAGVEVAPVALGTFMGAWTELVWQPHEKWAVVPGLRVDNYHLSPGIDRRALEPRLTVRHKVSEALTLKGGAGLFHQPPTTLISLPVVDVGSLLLGLQQGVQLSVGAEWKAWRGLEVGLDVYLNPMLRTLELTPFADEGLVDDDTPDTGTPPAGLRRGMQLGDGGGIPDRSDFDFPDFRGSGMAYGMEFLLRHPLGDNWFGWLSYSLQRSTRRTRFYRYDAEGHRVGEAKADLPFAFDQTHILNLVLSYKFANNITLGGVLHFNTGRPEYDTLGTQTHRPGEDVSGRPAWVKADRDRVDRLPAFLRFDVRLSKSWVYDTFSLEAYLDMLNVTLRRETLGFEYEGGNGFPLRKDAVGFPIALPILGVKGRY
- a CDS encoding hybrid sensor histidine kinase/response regulator; translated protein: MSQDGIPTMVPLQGGGIPFSRGATVASRVALTSPRISDEAPHRQAKAVSDTPAVLLVDDHVSNLVSLEAILEPLGIRMDKACSGEQALRFLLREDYAVILLDVRMVGLSGFETAALIKQRERTRNVPIIFLTAYGRDDAELVTGYATGAVDFLQKPFPPEVLRSKVSVFVELFRAQQQVRRQSELLRQKEAEARDAALRAAGYIDRLRDFTARLSEAATVPQVCRALFEQGLVAAGAKAGTVNLLDAEGEALEVVDAIGYPESVLSRWRRIPMTAAMPLVESLREQQAIWVGSPEEWSARYPLMDTRGLHEAALALPLLVKGRALGAIGLSFARPRTFTEMDRAFFTALAHACAQALDRVHLTAEERRAHSVARAAAARLQMLTEASDAFDATNRDLSVLLDTITRQVAYFLGDTCTLCLLSDDGTRLEVAASHSNQGEDGAPLLPGEGLSDFVLRGGRPLLVPELSEDQKRELGQGEALRSLLCVPLRTQGRVVGTLSVGRMGPGRSFTQEDQELVEELAAKAALSIENARLFAEQQRSQEELRRRAEFEQQLVGIVSHDLRNPLAAISMSAGLLEKKGALTEPQKRMVWRIGQATERAARMIRDLLDFTKARLGGGIALHRQTTDLREVVHQVVDELLVANPGRRVEVEVQGEVRGEWDSDRIAQVLTNLLGNALAYSPADAPVRVDTRLEGEAALLSVFNGGAPIPRELLPRLFEPLTRGALKEGQSTRSIGLGLYIVQDIVRGHGGGVEVVSSEQHGTTFTVRLPRAAG
- a CDS encoding sensor histidine kinase, which encodes MGVCLSSKWGSAWTWTTHAGGAAPCLRFEPVRGTAGEVLDLRQAALDASAEPTAHDWVLPPWVSRWEQEGVRGLRLEDCVRVVDTGEPVSVVLCITREGMEARFRAVGMKALDAFVLWLLPDDTDDAQALREALEREREARHRAEGALEHATARLTREALDGNARHLALERLTEEAEFRERFIGILGHDLRNPLNAIALSARAMAQRTLPAAQQQQCAQRIEASAARMGAMISDILDLTRARLAGGIPLHLGTVSLAIICRMVVEELSAAHPGRHITLDVEGASEGFWDADRMAQVLSNLVGNALEHGAEDTPVRLKCIAVDGEQVLEVHNTGTPIPPQQMETLFDPFRQVGTAPGKGHRRGAGGLGLGLFIVKQIVQAHGGAVCVSSSEAEGTTFTVKMPRDARQSQEPAPLGVRHRV
- the sitI6 gene encoding SitI6 family double-CXXCG motif immunity protein; translated protein: MRIYQVEAPRPSRYTGNLNAAHRWSLPGLADCPGGGATWSTAGLHYPCVDLTSLPTRHEYEEPRPEPYEEWARLREQVRPQVPPGFALMPGTKFGPMTGRASGTFGQLHLQAWSLSLRREALEQLRQSGLQGLNGCPMQLKGSGRNPPELLELQLTPCGRFHPDCLPSDREPPCPTCGVESYGLPAPYLLDTTSIPTTVDVFRLADWPTLILATQRFVDAVQRLELDGVTFRQVAAR